Proteins from one Sabethes cyaneus chromosome 2, idSabCyanKW18_F2, whole genome shotgun sequence genomic window:
- the LOC128735885 gene encoding importin-9-like, translating into MQDIALDMLGTVVKYSRGPLSGNMINSAFPAAVHCILRTEDNSVMQSGGECLRAFLTVDPQQICGYKNGEGLNYIMEVTTMMLNPMNTESTAAFIGRLVITIITKVGNLLGENVDLLLKAVISKMQLVESLNVIMSLVMIFAHLILVQMDAVLNFLSTVPGPTGEPAMTFVFLNWLTRQHMFYGSYERKVSTMALCKLFEYGVTVQDDRLNSVFIKEPIINVQQERRTRSTSSKLSQEWVDIPILVKIFKLLINELSNLKEAEEATDEDDSDASSISADDFKKSYLVSQMLADDDEEDEDDQQMMQELMQNPMFQCDMREYLLKFLQSFSQDKHFLVFLEKLENSEKNVLKEFGINIVQLN; encoded by the exons ATGCAAGACATTGCCCTGGATATGCTTGGTACAGTGGTCAAGTATTCACGTGGGCCACTGAGTGGCAATATGATAAATAGCGCATTTCCAGCGGCAGTACACTGTATCCTTCGAACAGAGGACAACTCTGTGATGCAATCAGGAGGAGAATGCTTAAGAGCATTTTTAACAGTTGATCCACAACAAATTTGTGGTTATAAAAATGGCGAAGGGTTGAACTACATTATGGAAGTTACAACAATGATGTTAAATCCTATGAATACCGAATCAACAGCTGCTTTTATAGGACGATTAGTAATTACAATTATTACAAAGGTAGGAAACTTATTAGGAGAAAATGTGGATTTACTGCTGAAAGCCGTTATTAGCAAGATGCAACTAGTAGAATCACTGAATGTGATTATGAGCCTTGTAATGATATTTGCACATCTAATCCTTGTTCAAATGGACGCTGTGTTGAATTTTCTTAGCACTGTACCAGGTCCGACTGGTGAACCAGCAATGACCTTTGTCTTCCTCAATTGGCTTACTCGACAGCATATGTTTTATGGCTCATATGAGCGAAAAGTTAGTACAATGGCTCTCTGTAAACTGTTTGAATATGGTGTAACCGTACAAGATGACAGATTGAATTCGGTTTTTATTAAAGAACCCATAATAAACGTACAACAAGAAAGGCGAACTCGGTCAACCTCTTCTAAATTGAGCCAAGAGTGGGTCGATATTCCGATTCTGGTTAAAATCTTTAAATTATTGATAAATGAGCTATCCAACCTAAAAGAAGCCGAAGAAGCTACAGACGAAGATGATTCCGACGCATCCAGTATTTCAGCTGATGACTTTAAAAAGAGCTATTTGGTTAGTCAAATGCTGGCAGATGATG ATGAAGAGGATGAAGATGATCAACAAATGATGCAAGAACTAATGCAAAACCCGATGTTTCAATGCGACATGCGAGAATATCTTTTAAAGTTTTTGCAGAGTTTTAGTCAAGATAAACATTTTCTTGTGTTTttggaaaaattagaaaattcagaaaaaaatgttCTCAAAGAATTTGGAATCAATATTGTTCAACTCAATtga